A single Megachile rotundata isolate GNS110a chromosome 9, iyMegRotu1, whole genome shotgun sequence DNA region contains:
- the Pex6 gene encoding peroxisomal biogenesis factor 6 isoform X1 — MHKFNMNSLYYYINCFRTLSVVLMKHNPNYMLMTAFVHYIVLKLKIIINTTINWSILPANVFHDFLKQVYDNENYYIDCNSCLLANIDNFKILVPTWFYVCSKVSLKKYKTLVIPLKNIYANKIFVSEVMKYNIENTLNCNVEQCFLLPIKQSVINFAEEAKVSMISNPHEITDDLINILLENYFSEPRFLRKNDIFSIDVKGHVLDQMYLHINSLTSVVHFKVNTIIINRTECTTSCYILRGETTLVQEPNVHSYLPRKHSYYDQLKETLIELYPSSIAVPLEHLERCILPFIKYEIQLSIKPVFLVKGSHGSNKCKLVRIVAEKMGLNFVNADFAEVQALTSAQTEAKLRIVLHNAVQSVPCILCLNNIEVFGKNAEGQKDERIISTFLAELNLLYDKCLKYPVIIVATTNESDISAELYRIFIETIHMEHLDQNQRTDLISWLLAKRDLDHQVNLYKVAGICSDFRFLDLLALILHAVKYYCKDSSRNLKSVILLQENFDKAYEYMQLIYTDSKDAPRVPKVYWEDIGGLASLKHEIMRRIQLPLMNTLEFGQSGLLLYGPPGTGKTLLAKAVATEYQLHFLSVKGPEVLNMYVGQSEKNVRQVFEKARAAVPCIIFFDELDSLAPNRGRSGDSGGVMDRVVSQLLAEMDGLDFSNNIFIIGATNRPDLIDPALLRPGRFDKLLYVGIHSDRESQINVLKALTRKFKFRENGTELKKLIDQLPNRTTGADLYSVCSNAWLNAARRVLGKRVVNQNTVTNQSMFNETKLNEAITVELGDLSKAACELVPSVNKEEAERYERMQLDLSSMS; from the exons ATGCATAAATTCAACATGaattcattatattattatataaattgtttccGTACATTGTCAGTGGTATTAATGAAACATAATCCCAATTATATGCTCATGACTGCATTTGTACATTACAtagttcttaaattaaaaataattattaatacaacaaTTAATTGGAGCATTTTACCCGCTAATGTTTTTCATGACTTTCTAAAACAAGTTTACGataacgaaaattattatatagatTGTAACTCTTGTTTATTAGCAAATAtagacaatttcaaaatattggtACCTACTTGGTTTTATGTTTGCTCCAAAGtcagtttaaaaaaatataagacgCTAGTTATACctttaaagaatatttatgcaaacaaaatatttgtatccGAAGTAATGAAATATAACATAGAGAATACATTAAATTGTAATGTTGAACAATGTTTTTTAT TACCAATAAAACAGAGCGTTATTAACTTTGCCGAAGAAGCAAAAGTTTCTATGATTTCGAATCCACACGAAATTACAGATGATTTGATAAATATTCtactagaaaattatttttctgaacctagatttttaagaaaaaatgaCATATTTAGTATTGATGTAAAAGGACACGTGTTAGATCAAATGTATTTGCATATTAACTCTTTAACGTCTGTTGTACATTTTAAAGTTAATACCATTATAATTAATCGTACGGAGTGTACAACTAGTTGTTATATTTTGCGCGGAGAAACAACACTTGTTCAAGAACCTAATGTACATAGTTATCTACCTCGAAAACATTCCTATTATGATCAACTCAAAGAGACATTAATTGAATTGTATCCATCGAGCATCGCCGTGCCCTTGGAACACTTAGAACGTTGCATCTTGCCATTCATTAAAtatg AAATTCAGTTATCCATAAAACCAGTATTTCTTGTTAAAGGTTCACACGGTTCAAACAAATGTAAATTAGTTCGAATAGTAGCTGAAAAAATGggtttaaattttgttaacgcAGATTTTGCAGAAGTTCAAGCTTTAACATCGGCACAAACGGAGGCTAAACTACGTATCGTGTTGCATAATGCAGTGCAATCAGTACCGTGTATACTTTGTCTAAATAATATAGAG GTCTTTGGAAAAAATGCAGAAGGTCAGAAAGACGAAAGAATTATATCAACATTTTTGgctgaattaaatttattatacgaCAAATGTCTAAAGTATCCAGTTATTATAGTAGCTACTACAAACGAGTCCGATATATCGGCAGAATTGTACAGAATCTTTATCGAAACTATTCATATGGAACACCTCGATCAAAATCAAAGAACAGATTTAATTTCGTGGCTGCTCGCTAAACGAGATCTCGATCATCAAGTAAATTTGTACAAAGTAGCTGGTATATGCTCAGACTTCAGGTTCTTAGATTTGTTAGCGCTAATATTGCACGcagtaaaatattattgcaaGGACAGTAGCAGAAATTTGAAATCGGTTATACTTTTGCaagaaaattttgataaagCTTATG AGTACATGCAATTAATATATACCGACAGTAAAGATGCACCACGTGTGCCAAAAGTTTACTGGGAAGATATCGGCGGTTTAGCTTCTTTAAAACACGAAATAATGCGTAGAATTCAGTTACCTCTAATGAATACCCTAGAATTTGGTCAGTCTGGACTACTTTTATATGGACCACCTGGTACTGGAAAAACTCTACTTGCCAAAGCTGTAGCTACAGAATATCAGCTTCACTTTTTATCCGTCAAAGGCCCAGAAGTGTTAAACATGTACGTTGGGCAAAGTGAGAAAAATGTTAGGCAAG TGTTCGAGAAAGCAAGAGCGGCAGTTCcgtgtataatattttttgacGAACTGGACTCTTTGGCCCCTAATCGTGGACGCAGCGGTGATAGCGGTGGTGTAATGGACCGTGTCGTATCTCAGTTACTAGCTGAAATGGATGGACTTGATTTCTCCAACAACATATTTATCATAGGAGCCACGAATAGACCGGATCTCATAGATCCAGCTCTTTTGAGGCCTGGCAGATTCGATAAATTGTTATATGTAGGAATTCATTCTGATCGTGAGTCGCAAATTAACGTGTTGAAAGCGCTGACTCGTAAATTCAAGTTTCGCGAGAATGgaacagaattaaaaaaattaatagatcAGTTACCTAATCGGACAACTGGTGCCGATTTGTATTCCGTTTGCTCAAACGCGTGGTTAAACGCTGCGCGCAGAGTTCTCGGTAAACGTGTCGTTAATCAAAATACTGTAACAAACCAATCTATGTTTAACGAGACAAAGTTAAACGAAGCTATTACCGTCGAATTAGGAGATTTATCGAAGGCTGCATGCGAGTTGGTTCCTTCCGTTAACAAAGAGGAAGCAGAGAGATACGAAAGAATGCAGTTAGATTTATCGTCGATGTCGTAA
- the Pex6 gene encoding peroxisomal biogenesis factor 6 isoform X2: MKYNIENTLNCNVEQCFLLPIKQSVINFAEEAKVSMISNPHEITDDLINILLENYFSEPRFLRKNDIFSIDVKGHVLDQMYLHINSLTSVVHFKVNTIIINRTECTTSCYILRGETTLVQEPNVHSYLPRKHSYYDQLKETLIELYPSSIAVPLEHLERCILPFIKYEIQLSIKPVFLVKGSHGSNKCKLVRIVAEKMGLNFVNADFAEVQALTSAQTEAKLRIVLHNAVQSVPCILCLNNIEVFGKNAEGQKDERIISTFLAELNLLYDKCLKYPVIIVATTNESDISAELYRIFIETIHMEHLDQNQRTDLISWLLAKRDLDHQVNLYKVAGICSDFRFLDLLALILHAVKYYCKDSSRNLKSVILLQENFDKAYEYMQLIYTDSKDAPRVPKVYWEDIGGLASLKHEIMRRIQLPLMNTLEFGQSGLLLYGPPGTGKTLLAKAVATEYQLHFLSVKGPEVLNMYVGQSEKNVRQVFEKARAAVPCIIFFDELDSLAPNRGRSGDSGGVMDRVVSQLLAEMDGLDFSNNIFIIGATNRPDLIDPALLRPGRFDKLLYVGIHSDRESQINVLKALTRKFKFRENGTELKKLIDQLPNRTTGADLYSVCSNAWLNAARRVLGKRVVNQNTVTNQSMFNETKLNEAITVELGDLSKAACELVPSVNKEEAERYERMQLDLSSMS, encoded by the exons ATGAAATATAACATAGAGAATACATTAAATTGTAATGTTGAACAATGTTTTTTAT TACCAATAAAACAGAGCGTTATTAACTTTGCCGAAGAAGCAAAAGTTTCTATGATTTCGAATCCACACGAAATTACAGATGATTTGATAAATATTCtactagaaaattatttttctgaacctagatttttaagaaaaaatgaCATATTTAGTATTGATGTAAAAGGACACGTGTTAGATCAAATGTATTTGCATATTAACTCTTTAACGTCTGTTGTACATTTTAAAGTTAATACCATTATAATTAATCGTACGGAGTGTACAACTAGTTGTTATATTTTGCGCGGAGAAACAACACTTGTTCAAGAACCTAATGTACATAGTTATCTACCTCGAAAACATTCCTATTATGATCAACTCAAAGAGACATTAATTGAATTGTATCCATCGAGCATCGCCGTGCCCTTGGAACACTTAGAACGTTGCATCTTGCCATTCATTAAAtatg AAATTCAGTTATCCATAAAACCAGTATTTCTTGTTAAAGGTTCACACGGTTCAAACAAATGTAAATTAGTTCGAATAGTAGCTGAAAAAATGggtttaaattttgttaacgcAGATTTTGCAGAAGTTCAAGCTTTAACATCGGCACAAACGGAGGCTAAACTACGTATCGTGTTGCATAATGCAGTGCAATCAGTACCGTGTATACTTTGTCTAAATAATATAGAG GTCTTTGGAAAAAATGCAGAAGGTCAGAAAGACGAAAGAATTATATCAACATTTTTGgctgaattaaatttattatacgaCAAATGTCTAAAGTATCCAGTTATTATAGTAGCTACTACAAACGAGTCCGATATATCGGCAGAATTGTACAGAATCTTTATCGAAACTATTCATATGGAACACCTCGATCAAAATCAAAGAACAGATTTAATTTCGTGGCTGCTCGCTAAACGAGATCTCGATCATCAAGTAAATTTGTACAAAGTAGCTGGTATATGCTCAGACTTCAGGTTCTTAGATTTGTTAGCGCTAATATTGCACGcagtaaaatattattgcaaGGACAGTAGCAGAAATTTGAAATCGGTTATACTTTTGCaagaaaattttgataaagCTTATG AGTACATGCAATTAATATATACCGACAGTAAAGATGCACCACGTGTGCCAAAAGTTTACTGGGAAGATATCGGCGGTTTAGCTTCTTTAAAACACGAAATAATGCGTAGAATTCAGTTACCTCTAATGAATACCCTAGAATTTGGTCAGTCTGGACTACTTTTATATGGACCACCTGGTACTGGAAAAACTCTACTTGCCAAAGCTGTAGCTACAGAATATCAGCTTCACTTTTTATCCGTCAAAGGCCCAGAAGTGTTAAACATGTACGTTGGGCAAAGTGAGAAAAATGTTAGGCAAG TGTTCGAGAAAGCAAGAGCGGCAGTTCcgtgtataatattttttgacGAACTGGACTCTTTGGCCCCTAATCGTGGACGCAGCGGTGATAGCGGTGGTGTAATGGACCGTGTCGTATCTCAGTTACTAGCTGAAATGGATGGACTTGATTTCTCCAACAACATATTTATCATAGGAGCCACGAATAGACCGGATCTCATAGATCCAGCTCTTTTGAGGCCTGGCAGATTCGATAAATTGTTATATGTAGGAATTCATTCTGATCGTGAGTCGCAAATTAACGTGTTGAAAGCGCTGACTCGTAAATTCAAGTTTCGCGAGAATGgaacagaattaaaaaaattaatagatcAGTTACCTAATCGGACAACTGGTGCCGATTTGTATTCCGTTTGCTCAAACGCGTGGTTAAACGCTGCGCGCAGAGTTCTCGGTAAACGTGTCGTTAATCAAAATACTGTAACAAACCAATCTATGTTTAACGAGACAAAGTTAAACGAAGCTATTACCGTCGAATTAGGAGATTTATCGAAGGCTGCATGCGAGTTGGTTCCTTCCGTTAACAAAGAGGAAGCAGAGAGATACGAAAGAATGCAGTTAGATTTATCGTCGATGTCGTAA